From the genome of Mucilaginibacter paludis DSM 18603:
CAGCGGTTTTAGTAGCATCGGTAGGTACGGGTATCTTTTTAAGCTTTAAAAAGGCCCGCAAAAACGGGCACTCTATCTGGAACAATACCACACGCTCGCTACTTTTCCATGCGGCTATACCGTTGGTTACCGGGGGATTGTTCATGCTTATATTACTTGGCCGCGGTTATTATGGGATAGTTGCACCGGCTTCGCTTATTTTTTATGGCATTGCGGTAATTTCGGGTAGTCATTATACCTTTACTGATGTTAAATACCTTGGCTTGCTCCAAATCATATTAGGCTTAATAGCCGCGCTTTACCCGGGTTATGGGTTAATATTTTGGGCATTGGGTTTTGGTGTGCTGCACATTATTTATGGCAGCATTGTATACTTTAAATACGACAGGTGAAAATTCCGTTTGATAAATTAGATAAGGCTTTTGAAAACAGACTTCGATTACAGATCATGAGTGTGTTAATGGCCAACGAGCGGTATGATTTCAATTCGCTCAAAGAACTGTTTGACGTTACCGACGGCAACCTGGCCTCGCATTTGAAGGGCCTCGAGAAGGAAGAATATATCAA
Proteins encoded in this window:
- a CDS encoding winged helix-turn-helix domain-containing protein codes for the protein MKIPFDKLDKAFENRLRLQIMSVLMANERYDFNSLKELFDVTDGNLASHLKGLEKEEYINVNKAFLGRKPNTTYQVTEKGRTAFRAHLDALEKLIKQQKTN